The proteins below come from a single bacterium genomic window:
- a CDS encoding type II secretion system protein produces MKLRTIRDSGRGFALLDSMISIVILLVVISSLTAGAVKYMKYNRTAELKTTAALVAQKKLEEYRQQDPASLPTSGSVNSVVTSGGRNFTATTTFCSLSTFCDTNSRHVKVSVSYQSVSLGSLETVYTQLK; encoded by the coding sequence GTGAAGCTAAGAACAATTCGGGATTCAGGTAGAGGCTTTGCATTATTGGATTCGATGATCTCAATCGTTATACTACTTGTTGTTATTTCTTCCTTAACAGCAGGCGCAGTTAAATATATGAAATATAATCGCACGGCCGAATTGAAAACTACTGCCGCCCTTGTTGCCCAAAAAAAGCTAGAAGAGTATCGGCAACAAGATCCTGCATCTCTACCAACATCAGGTAGCGTTAATTCAGTAGTAACGTCTGGTGGGCGTAATTTTACTGCGACAACTACATTTTGTTCATTGTCTACATTTTGTGACACGAACTCTAGGCATGTCAAAGTATCCGTCTCATATCAATCCGTGTCTTTGGGTTCATTGGAAACAGTTTATACACAATTAAAATAA
- a CDS encoding prepilin-type N-terminal cleavage/methylation domain-containing protein, whose protein sequence is MAEHVKWGTNSKGFTTIEMLVSSVIFSILVLGAGGTIAMYRLNYHNDVAKTRLNQNLRNATAIVSSALTQSGEYLPVTFPIIELTNGTSGSSDRITVRKGLLAEAPFLCKTLGTGAADRIYISSSAGGAPSGCVRANVTTSYNTWKSYRSAATGAQTKAYIYDSAAKVGEFFSYISEVDTGSEYYLVRTSGTWANTYNTSSTSLYIIEEIKFQRTTDTLELIINEDTSNPYYATFGITDLQVEIRKVDDTIVNSFSRSDQWQKIKYVDFTINGLESGMKKTISKSLTTSIFPRNILGQS, encoded by the coding sequence ATGGCTGAACACGTTAAGTGGGGTACAAATAGCAAAGGTTTTACTACGATCGAGATGCTTGTTTCATCAGTAATTTTTTCTATTCTGGTTCTCGGCGCAGGTGGTACAATTGCCATGTACCGTTTAAATTATCATAATGATGTTGCAAAAACGCGACTTAACCAAAACTTACGAAATGCTACCGCGATTGTTTCATCTGCGTTAACCCAATCAGGTGAATATTTACCAGTTACATTTCCGATTATCGAATTGACAAATGGAACAAGTGGAAGTTCAGATCGAATAACAGTGAGAAAGGGACTCTTAGCAGAGGCTCCATTTCTATGTAAGACACTAGGAACTGGAGCAGCAGATCGAATTTATATCAGCAGTTCAGCTGGTGGTGCCCCGTCGGGGTGCGTCAGGGCGAATGTGACTACATCGTATAATACCTGGAAATCTTACCGTAGTGCAGCTACTGGAGCGCAAACTAAAGCATATATTTATGATAGCGCCGCCAAGGTTGGCGAATTTTTTTCTTATATTTCAGAAGTTGATACTGGGTCAGAATACTATTTAGTTCGGACTTCTGGGACTTGGGCAAACACATATAATACATCTTCAACTTCATTATATATTATTGAAGAGATAAAATTCCAGCGTACAACTGACACGCTAGAATTAATTATAAATGAAGATACTAGCAATCCGTATTACGCCACATTTGGTATTACGGATTTACAAGTTGAAATCCGCAAAGTTGATGATACAATTGTAAATTCTTTTTCGCGTTCTGACCAATGGCAGAAAATCAAGTATGTTGATTTTACTATCAATGGATTGGAATCAGGTATGAAAAAGACAATTTCAAAATCTCTAACAACAAGCATCTTCCCACGTAATATTCTAGGGCAATCATAA